The genomic interval TGGCATCAAAACTTTTGAACTTTTGCGAAATAGGGACAGGGGTCGACAATGGGCGTAAGTTAGGTCAACGGCAGCCCATTAAATAGATTGATGACCAGGCCAACATCGACTTGGGAACTATGTCAATCGAGACAGTAAACTGACGGAAGGAAGGTTACAAGTTGCAGCTCAGTAGTCGAAGTATATAGAATCAACTAGTCAccaaattaaatcaaaatccATACGCAAAAATGCGGAAGGTGCCCCAATATTATCAGTTGCTGCCCTATAAGATCCAAAAGATATTGCTATATCGGTTCCTATTTGCCACATTACTCTGCTCATGGCTCGACTATCAGATGCTGATGATTTTCTTAGCCATCAATTTGTTCGAGGTGATGAGTCCACTGGTTTCCGTCACTGAAATCCTGCGATGGACTCTGTTTTCGGTGTATTCCTCGGTACTAATGTTGCTCATACGTGTGAGCACGATAGGATTTGCTTTGGTATTATGCCACATACATTATAGCAATCCCCGATGCTTCGAAAACAACATGTTGAGGATAACTTACGAGTTTCCTATTAGACTTGGCCTGATTGCATCGATACTCTCTATAACCATGACTACCAGCTGGCTTTTTGCATCCTTTGTGGACTTGAACAATGGGAATTACTTGCTGGGAGGATCCTGGTATTATCTCATGACCTTTGGCTGCTTTTGTGGGATTTCCTATTATCAGAAGAGTCATGGCAGGTGCCTGCGAAGATTCCCAATGCCCATTGTGCATTTGAATATGAAGGAGTGTCTGCTTCAGATCTGGTGTAACCAATTAAAGACTTCTGCCAAAGCGGCCATCGTTCCGACCTTATTATTTGCCTCGATCTACTGGCCAACCATGGGTTTCCTGGACACTACCGAATTAGGCGGAGTGACCACTGGATGTTCTGTTATTATAACGCAACCCAAAAGACTTTTCCAAGCTTGGTTACTTGCCACCCTGATCCTAGTCAAACTGCATATCGTTCCGAAATTTTATGGTCTCATTCTTCAGCGGCAACTATCACTTATTTGTGATTTAAGACACCTGCACAAGTATACAGATATAAATCTATTCAATCTGATATGGGAACGCTTTCAATACTTTTTCTGCATAATGCGTATGAGACCAATGCCCGGGGATATACAAAGCCACAAATTTTCAATACCAGTAGCAATGGCTCTGGACACTGAGGAAATCTATGGATTTCAATTGCTGGCAGCCCGTGAGTTTTATGCCGCCATGTCGGGCAGCTTGTGCCttgatttgtttaaaatgGAATTTGGCCAAGGAAATCGAAATTGGAGAGAGTTACGCGACATTATACTGGAAATGCTAGATGCATTTCTGGCCAGGATGGATTCCAGTTTGGCTCCGCGCATTACGGTCTGCCATTTGTTAAAGAGCAATAAACCCAAGTATCCTCAAATTCGTTTATTGGCAAAATCGACTCCTCCGCCACAACGTTTTTGTGTCCCCAGCACATGGAAGGGTTTATCGTTTCGATTGCCAATTGTTTCGCAGTACTATAGCTACTTGTACGACCTAGATCCTTTGGCCAATCTAAATCATGTGCTGCTGGCTGGGGAACCTCTTGTTTGGATCCTTCAAGGACTCGTCAGCATATGCGTAAGACTCTTGAAGGAAGACAAATTCGTCTACATTGAAAACGATCTGGGTCGCATTCTGGTGTATTTATTAAGGGTGGAGGAAAAGCTGAACGAGGCTAAGGAAATGAAGGTGCGAGGAAAACTATGCTCCAGCCATGATCATTTTATGAAGGCCATAAACCGTTGTTTATACAAAATGCTGTTTACCTGTAGCCCATATATGGAATACATTTTCGACGACGATATGTTGAGGAATACATTTAGAAAGAGGATGGAGTTGATACCCTAAGTTTGTTTACATTTCGCGTTTTTAAATTGGTGTGTTTTGCATTAACTTTTGCATAACTTTATTGAATAAAGTTTATATGTAAATAGTATTTTTAAGAGTTTCCAATCAATATTGCATCGGTATGATCTTTTTTGAAAATTCTCAAAAGTAGTAGTTTTCTGACAATCAAAGGGAAAATCCACTTGAAATTCTCTCCACTCAGGCAATCATCTCTACATTAATTCTTTTTTGTCACACTTGCCACGCACTTTCCACTTTTCCTCGCCTTCGCCGCTCTCCTCTCCTCTCTTCACTTCCCTCGCCTTTTCTCCTTTTCAGTTCTTATCAATAAAACGCTGCTGCTGTGCGCATTGCTTGCTGGCTAAGTGGccaaacacgcacacatacacgcacaGCTGGCAGGGAAAGGAACAAAGGAGGAGCTAAAAGAGAGCGGTGAACAATTGAGTTTTCTACTTGTTCCGCTTCTTCCGTCTCCACTTCTGTTGCTTTGACTACTTTTTATTCGTTTGGATTCTCCTTATTGCACCTCCCACGCTGTGTTATCCCCTTCATCCGCCACCCGCTCCCCTTTTCGATTGACTCTTTGCCTTTGTGGTCGTCCGTATCATGTAAAACGCTTTGTGTGCAAAATAGGAAATTCGAAGAAGAAGAACAACAACATCGAGCGAACTGCGAGCAAAATAGAGAAATGAAAAGATCTCAACAAGTTTGCCGTTAGTCGAGCTAAGCAGATTTACTTGTTTGAGAGCATTTTGCGATTGCC from Drosophila mauritiana strain mau12 chromosome 3L, ASM438214v1, whole genome shotgun sequence carries:
- the LOC117139330 gene encoding uncharacterized protein LOC117139330 → MRKVPQYYQLLPYKIQKILLYRFLFATLLCSWLDYQMLMIFLAINLFEVMSPLVSVTEILRWTLFSVYSSVLMLLIRVSTIGFALVLCHIHYSNPRCFENNMLRITYEFPIRLGLIASILSITMTTSWLFASFVDLNNGNYLLGGSWYYLMTFGCFCGISYYQKSHGRCLRRFPMPIVHLNMKECLLQIWCNQLKTSAKAAIVPTLLFASIYWPTMGFLDTTELGGVTTGCSVIITQPKRLFQAWLLATLILVKLHIVPKFYGLILQRQLSLICDLRHLHKYTDINLFNLIWERFQYFFCIMRMRPMPGDIQSHKFSIPVAMALDTEEIYGFQLLAAREFYAAMSGSLCLDLFKMEFGQGNRNWRELRDIILEMLDAFLARMDSSLAPRITVCHLLKSNKPKYPQIRLLAKSTPPPQRFCVPSTWKGLSFRLPIVSQYYSYLYDLDPLANLNHVLLAGEPLVWILQGLVSICVRLLKEDKFVYIENDLGRILVYLLRVEEKLNEAKEMKVRGKLCSSHDHFMKAINRCLYKMLFTCSPYMEYIFDDDMLRNTFRKRMELIP